The Virgibacillus phasianinus genome includes a window with the following:
- the purK gene encoding 5-(carboxyamino)imidazole ribonucleotide synthase, whose protein sequence is MQKNNIILPPKTIGIIGGGQLGRMMAIAAKYMGYQVAVLDPTPNCPTAQVADQQITAAYDDMQAIKQLTELSDVITYEFENVDLEAAAYIEEKGKLPQGAFALEVTQNREKEKQNMRDAGLPVPDFFIVKNGEECSQALESLTYPAVIKTCRGGYDGKGQIKLTSEADNKEAIAFADQHQHCIIEQWVSFDKEISVVFTRAQNGKIEFFPIGENDHKHHILYQTTVPATISDRVKQQAVDATIKLAEKMNIVGTFAIEMFVDGDAIYLNEMAPRPHNSGHYTIEACNISQFGQHIRAICGLPLTKIELLQPAIMVNILGEDMEHALKHMAESESGFIHLYGKDAIKEKRKMGHLTFIAETLEQVKQLVRSYEEEQA, encoded by the coding sequence TTGCAAAAAAATAATATTATTTTACCGCCTAAAACAATCGGAATCATCGGTGGGGGACAACTTGGGCGAATGATGGCAATCGCCGCAAAATACATGGGATACCAGGTGGCAGTGCTTGATCCAACTCCTAATTGTCCGACAGCACAGGTTGCTGATCAGCAAATTACCGCTGCTTATGATGACATGCAGGCGATTAAACAACTAACGGAATTAAGTGATGTCATTACCTACGAATTTGAAAATGTCGATTTAGAAGCGGCTGCTTATATAGAAGAAAAAGGAAAGTTACCTCAGGGCGCATTTGCACTTGAAGTAACCCAAAATCGTGAAAAAGAAAAGCAGAATATGCGTGACGCGGGACTTCCAGTTCCTGATTTTTTCATCGTTAAAAATGGTGAGGAGTGCAGTCAGGCATTAGAAAGTCTAACTTATCCGGCTGTAATTAAGACCTGTCGCGGTGGGTATGATGGCAAAGGTCAGATTAAACTAACCAGTGAAGCAGATAATAAAGAAGCGATAGCTTTTGCGGATCAACATCAACACTGCATTATCGAGCAATGGGTTTCGTTTGATAAAGAAATATCAGTTGTATTTACCCGCGCGCAGAACGGAAAAATTGAATTTTTCCCAATTGGAGAAAATGATCACAAGCATCATATTCTGTATCAAACAACGGTGCCGGCAACAATCAGTGACAGAGTGAAACAACAAGCGGTTGATGCAACCATTAAACTTGCTGAAAAAATGAATATCGTCGGAACGTTTGCGATTGAAATGTTTGTTGATGGTGATGCTATTTACTTAAATGAAATGGCTCCGCGGCCGCATAATTCCGGTCACTACACGATTGAAGCGTGCAATATATCTCAATTTGGGCAGCACATCCGGGCGATATGCGGATTGCCACTAACGAAAATTGAATTATTACAGCCGGCTATAATGGTGAATATCCTAGGTGAGGATATGGAACACGCGTTAAAGCACATGGCAGAATCGGAAAGTGGTTTTATCCACCTTTATGGCAAGGATGCAATTAAGGAAAAACGAAAGATGGGTCATCTCACATTTATCGCTGAAACGCTTGAACAAGTAAAGCAGCTAGTAAGATCATATGAGGA
- the purE gene encoding 5-(carboxyamino)imidazole ribonucleotide mutase translates to MAMVGVIMGSISDWETMEHACDMLDELKVPYEKDVISAHRTPDSMFEYAKTARERGLKVIIAGAGGAAHLPGMVAAQTTLPVIGVPVQSKALNGLDSLFSIVQMPGGVPTATVAIGRSGAKNAGILAAQMIGAFDDEVANRLAAYRDTMQASVEEMRVELAKK, encoded by the coding sequence ATGGCAATGGTAGGCGTGATCATGGGAAGTATTTCAGATTGGGAAACAATGGAACATGCATGTGACATGCTTGACGAGCTAAAGGTCCCATACGAAAAAGATGTGATTTCAGCTCACCGCACCCCAGATAGCATGTTTGAATATGCAAAAACCGCGCGAGAACGCGGATTAAAAGTGATTATTGCTGGTGCTGGGGGCGCGGCGCATTTACCTGGAATGGTAGCAGCACAGACAACATTACCTGTTATCGGTGTTCCGGTGCAAAGCAAGGCATTAAATGGCTTGGATTCTTTATTTTCCATTGTACAAATGCCTGGCGGTGTACCAACAGCAACGGTTGCTATTGGCAGATCTGGAGCAAAGAACGCCGGGATACTTGCTGCGCAAATGATTGGCGCATTTGATGATGAGGTAGCCAACCGGTTAGCAGCTTATCGTGACACGATGCAGGCAAGCGTAGAAGAAATGAGGGTTGAACTTGCAAAAAAATAA